TTTAAGTGTACTACATGGTCAGGATACTTTCAAGGGTGTTGAGGAAGAGTTATTGAAGATACTGCGCAGGAAATTCATAGAACTTTTAGCGGAAGTTCTTGAAGAGTTTGATGAGCGTTTAATGGAG
This genomic interval from Halarsenatibacter silvermanii contains the following:
- a CDS encoding UPF0236 family transposase-like protein, encoding MIELILSVLHGQDTFKGVEEELLKILRRKFIELLAEVLEEFDERLMETRDRERLEVKGIRERTIVTVFGKITFERRYYYDNEA